A single genomic interval of Alteromonas sp. CI.11.F.A3 harbors:
- a CDS encoding acetate kinase — protein sequence MKKEVIVLNCGSSSVKFAIIDADTGEAGLSGIAESLGNDDASISFKLNGQKEQQTLPANATHAEALAAIQNIIASTGVNPIALGHRVVHGGERFKEAALVDDSVLASVEEYASMAPLHNLANLKGITTAQAAYPDLPHIVVFDTSFFQQMPKRAYMYALPKALYEQHGVRKYGFHGTSHKFILGSTAQLLNKPVEETSIISAHLGNGCSVTAIQKGVAVDTSMGFTPLEGLMMGTRCGDIDPSLPGTLQEKLGKTAAEINSLINKESGLAGISELSNDCRTLEEAAEAGHEGALLALEMFCYRLAKYISSYMIAVPSLDAVVFTGGIGENSSYIRATTMGYFSHLGFTLDEQSNQAMRFGAKGNIASSSSTKPILIVPTNEEWVIAAEAAKFA from the coding sequence ATGAAAAAAGAAGTTATTGTATTAAATTGCGGCAGTTCGTCAGTAAAATTCGCTATTATAGATGCCGATACAGGTGAAGCTGGTCTAAGTGGTATTGCAGAAAGCTTAGGAAATGATGATGCAAGTATATCGTTTAAATTAAACGGACAAAAAGAGCAGCAAACCCTACCTGCCAATGCCACTCATGCAGAAGCATTAGCAGCAATTCAAAACATAATTGCTAGTACAGGTGTTAATCCAATTGCTTTGGGCCATCGAGTCGTTCACGGTGGTGAACGCTTTAAAGAAGCAGCGTTAGTCGACGATAGCGTATTAGCCTCGGTAGAAGAATATGCGAGCATGGCGCCGCTGCACAACTTAGCTAACCTGAAAGGCATCACCACTGCCCAAGCTGCGTACCCAGATTTACCTCATATCGTGGTATTCGATACTTCTTTTTTCCAGCAAATGCCAAAGCGTGCTTATATGTATGCGCTACCCAAAGCCTTGTACGAGCAGCATGGTGTGCGTAAATATGGGTTTCATGGAACTAGCCACAAATTTATTTTAGGCAGTACTGCACAGTTGCTAAATAAACCTGTTGAAGAAACTAGCATTATTAGTGCTCATTTAGGGAATGGCTGTAGCGTTACGGCTATTCAAAAAGGTGTTGCCGTAGATACCAGTATGGGGTTTACGCCGCTTGAAGGTTTGATGATGGGAACGCGCTGCGGCGATATTGATCCCAGCCTGCCGGGTACGTTACAGGAAAAGTTAGGAAAGACTGCCGCTGAAATTAATTCACTGATTAATAAAGAATCTGGCCTAGCAGGTATTTCGGAACTAAGTAACGATTGCCGTACCTTAGAAGAAGCGGCAGAAGCGGGGCATGAAGGCGCGCTATTAGCTCTTGAAATGTTCTGCTATCGCTTAGCCAAGTATATATCTAGTTACATGATAGCGGTGCCGTCCTTAGATGCTGTAGTGTTTACCGGTGGTATTGGTGAAAATTCATCGTACATTCGCGCCACTACCATGGGTTATTTTTCTCACCTTGGTTTTACGCTAGATGAGCAAAGTAACCAAGCTATGCGTTTTGGTGCAAAAGGAAATATAGCGTCTTCTTCATCCACCAAACCTATTTTAATCGTACCCACTAATGAAGAGTGGGTTATCGCCGCCGAAGCTGCGAAATTTGCCTAG
- a CDS encoding Hsp20 family protein, with translation MRTIDLSPLYRSFIGSDHLASLVDAASRAEKQSTYPPYNIELLGDDKYRVTMAIAGFSKDDVSIEVQENTLVITGTRKTEEKESAERKFLHKGISERNFERKFQLGDHVKVLAADMENGLLHIDMERVIPEAKKPRQIEIGSRLIES, from the coding sequence ATGCGTACTATCGATCTATCTCCACTTTACCGTTCATTTATTGGTTCTGACCACTTAGCTTCATTGGTTGATGCCGCTTCTCGTGCTGAAAAACAAAGTACTTACCCCCCTTACAACATTGAATTGCTTGGCGATGATAAATATCGCGTCACAATGGCGATAGCGGGTTTCAGTAAAGATGACGTATCCATTGAAGTTCAAGAAAACACCCTAGTGATAACAGGTACACGTAAGACGGAAGAAAAAGAATCCGCCGAACGTAAGTTTCTTCATAAAGGAATATCCGAGCGTAATTTCGAAAGGAAATTCCAACTGGGCGACCATGTGAAGGTGTTAGCTGCTGATATGGAAAATGGGTTATTGCACATCGATATGGAGCGTGTCATACCCGAAGCTAAAAAACCTCGTCAAATTGAGATTGGTTCTCGATTAATAGAGAGTTAA
- a CDS encoding DUF3224 domain-containing protein — translation MNCNGQFSITGWDENILSEKREGVKQTHASITQAYEGSMAGQSDVEFLMSYQTSMLALFVGFESFVGVIDGRRGTVSFKHDGKFENGIASSNFSSIEGSATGELSHCNISGTFESAEGGKANYTINFTE, via the coding sequence ATGAACTGCAATGGGCAATTTTCCATTACGGGGTGGGATGAAAATATACTAAGTGAAAAACGAGAAGGTGTTAAGCAAACCCATGCTAGCATTACCCAAGCTTATGAAGGCAGCATGGCGGGGCAAAGCGACGTTGAATTTCTCATGTCTTATCAAACATCAATGTTGGCGCTATTCGTTGGATTCGAGAGTTTTGTAGGGGTTATAGACGGTCGTCGAGGCACCGTCTCTTTTAAACACGATGGAAAATTTGAAAATGGCATTGCCAGCAGCAACTTTTCCTCTATTGAAGGAAGTGCAACAGGCGAACTCTCTCATTGTAATATTTCGGGAACGTTCGAGTCTGCCGAAGGCGGTAAAGCTAACTACACAATAAATTTTACCGAATAA
- a CDS encoding NUDIX hydrolase: MSNRDIETLTSKVVYENKWLKVREDRIRRASGNEGIYGVVEKPDFAIILPIDGDIVYLVEQYRYTVEQRLLEFPQGAWEDNPDADPKVLAAGELKEETGFTADEMHYVGFQYLAYGFCNQGYHIFVAKGLTQGEQKLDVEEEDLKIIPVHLKELESMIAEGTIKDASTCNAFGLARLKGFI, encoded by the coding sequence ATGTCGAATAGGGATATTGAAACGCTTACCTCGAAAGTGGTTTACGAAAATAAGTGGCTGAAAGTACGAGAAGATAGAATTCGACGCGCGAGTGGGAATGAAGGCATTTATGGCGTTGTTGAAAAACCAGATTTTGCGATTATCCTTCCCATCGATGGTGATATTGTTTATTTGGTTGAACAATACCGCTACACAGTAGAGCAGCGACTGCTAGAATTTCCACAAGGTGCTTGGGAAGACAACCCCGATGCCGATCCTAAAGTGTTGGCTGCGGGCGAATTAAAAGAAGAAACGGGGTTTACTGCCGATGAAATGCATTATGTTGGCTTTCAATACCTCGCCTATGGTTTTTGCAATCAGGGCTATCATATATTTGTCGCAAAAGGGCTAACGCAGGGAGAGCAGAAGTTAGATGTTGAGGAAGAAGATTTAAAAATCATACCCGTGCATTTAAAGGAATTAGAATCAATGATTGCTGAAGGTACGATTAAAGATGCATCTACCTGCAATGCGTTTGGACTTGCAAGATTAAAAGGGTTTATTTAG
- the greA gene encoding transcription elongation factor GreA, which yields MSQYPMTAHGAQLLRDELNELKTKTRPRIIQSIAEAREHGDLKENAEYHAAREQQSFCEGRIQDIEGKLSNAQIIDVTKMENKGKVIFGTTVTILNVDTDEETTYRIVGDDEADIKQNRISVNSPIARGLIGKELDDMVTIQTPAGSVEVEIIEVEYI from the coding sequence ATGAGTCAGTATCCAATGACCGCGCACGGCGCACAGCTTCTGCGCGACGAACTAAACGAACTTAAAACAAAAACTCGCCCGCGTATTATTCAGTCTATTGCTGAAGCTCGCGAGCACGGCGACTTAAAAGAAAATGCTGAATATCACGCAGCCCGTGAGCAGCAAAGTTTCTGTGAAGGCCGTATTCAAGATATTGAAGGTAAATTGTCGAACGCACAAATTATCGATGTTACTAAAATGGAAAACAAAGGTAAGGTTATATTCGGCACTACCGTTACCATTTTAAATGTTGATACCGACGAAGAAACTACATACCGTATCGTTGGCGACGACGAAGCCGATATTAAGCAAAACCGTATTTCGGTAAATTCACCTATCGCTCGCGGCCTCATCGGTAAAGAGCTTGATGATATGGTTACTATTCAAACGCCAGCTGGCAGTGTTGAAGTAGAAATTATCGAAGTTGAATATATCTAA
- the carB gene encoding carbamoyl-phosphate synthase large subunit, whose product MPKRTDIKSILIIGAGPIVIGQACEFDYSGAQACKALREEGYRVILVNSNPATIMTDPEMADATYIEPIHWEVVRKIIEKERPDAILPTMGGQTALNCALDLDHHGVLKEFNVELIGATADAIDKAENRERFDKAMKNIGLECPRAEIAQSMDQAHDVLTRIGFPCIIRPSFTMGGSGGGIAYNIDEFNEICGRGLDLSPTKELLIDESLIGWKEYEMEVVRDRADNCIIVCTIENFDAMGVHTGDSITVAPAQTLTDKEFQLMRNAAMAVLREIGVETGGSNVQFGVDPNTGRMVIIEMNPRVSRSSALASKATGFPIAKVAAKLAIGYTLDELANDITGGLTPASFEPSIDYVVTKIPRFNFEKFAGANDRLTTQMKSVGEVMAIGRNQQESLQKALRGLEVGANGLNSMVDLEDPEARNKVIYELREPGAERIWYIGDAFRMGMTVDEVFTLTNVDRWYLVQLEELIQLEAQVAECGLHGIDEDLMRKLKRKGFSDSRLAELTKVAEGDIRETRRGFGVTPVYKRVDTCAAEFSTSTAYMYSTYDEECEADPTDNDKIMVLGGGPNRIGQGIEFDYCCVHAALSMREDGYETIMVNCNPETVSTDYDTSDRLYFEPVTLEDVLEIVAKEKPKGVIVQYGGQTPLKLARALEAAGVPIIGTSPEAIDRAEDRERFQQMVNKLGLKQPANATVTNIEQALAMADGIGFPLVVRPSYVLGGRAMEIVYDLKDLKRYLTEAVKVSNDSPVLLDRFLDDAIEVDIDAICDGKEVVIGGIMEHIEQAGVHSGDSACSLPPHSLSKEIQDTMREQVKAMALELGVVGLMNTQFAVKDGEVYLIEVNPRAARTVPFVSKATGVPLAKVAARAMAGVSLAEQGVTTEIIPPFYSVKEVVLPFAKFQGVDPLLGPEMRSTGEVMGVGDTFEEAYAKANLGAGAPLPKSGKALISVRNNDKNKIIELAKALNGAGFSIEATRGTATTLYDAGIACSVVNKLSEGRPNIVDSIKNGEYAYIINTTEGRQAITDSVYIRREALLNKVTYTTTMNAAFATIRAKSADDRDKVASVQELHARL is encoded by the coding sequence ATGCCAAAACGTACCGACATAAAAAGTATTCTCATCATAGGTGCTGGCCCTATTGTCATTGGCCAGGCCTGCGAGTTTGACTATTCAGGCGCTCAAGCATGTAAAGCGCTACGCGAAGAAGGTTATCGCGTAATTCTGGTTAACTCGAACCCCGCCACTATCATGACCGACCCTGAAATGGCCGATGCGACATACATCGAGCCAATTCATTGGGAAGTGGTACGCAAAATTATCGAAAAAGAGCGTCCGGACGCTATTCTGCCAACAATGGGCGGACAAACCGCGCTAAACTGCGCGCTCGATTTGGATCATCACGGTGTATTGAAAGAGTTCAATGTTGAGCTTATCGGTGCAACGGCTGATGCTATCGATAAAGCGGAAAACCGTGAGCGCTTCGACAAGGCAATGAAAAACATTGGTCTTGAATGCCCACGTGCTGAAATTGCACAAAGCATGGATCAAGCCCACGATGTGTTAACGCGCATTGGCTTTCCTTGTATCATTCGTCCTTCATTCACCATGGGTGGAAGCGGCGGCGGTATTGCATACAATATTGACGAATTTAACGAAATTTGTGGCCGTGGTCTCGACCTTTCACCTACCAAAGAACTACTTATTGATGAGTCGTTAATTGGTTGGAAAGAATACGAGATGGAAGTCGTCCGCGACCGTGCAGATAACTGCATCATTGTGTGTACTATTGAAAACTTCGACGCCATGGGTGTACATACTGGTGATTCAATTACAGTAGCGCCAGCGCAAACCCTTACTGACAAAGAATTCCAGCTAATGCGTAATGCCGCTATGGCAGTATTGCGTGAAATCGGTGTTGAAACCGGTGGCTCGAACGTTCAGTTCGGTGTAGATCCAAATACAGGCCGTATGGTGATCATCGAGATGAACCCGCGTGTATCGCGTTCATCTGCATTAGCATCAAAAGCCACAGGCTTCCCAATTGCTAAAGTGGCTGCCAAGTTAGCCATTGGTTACACCCTTGATGAGCTTGCTAACGATATTACTGGTGGTTTAACACCAGCATCGTTTGAGCCTTCAATCGATTACGTAGTGACAAAAATTCCTCGCTTTAACTTTGAAAAATTTGCTGGTGCGAACGATCGCTTAACCACGCAAATGAAATCAGTGGGCGAAGTGATGGCGATTGGTCGTAACCAACAAGAGTCATTACAAAAAGCACTTCGTGGCCTTGAAGTTGGCGCGAATGGCTTAAACTCAATGGTCGATTTAGAAGACCCTGAAGCACGCAATAAAGTTATTTACGAACTACGTGAGCCTGGTGCTGAGCGTATTTGGTATATCGGCGATGCGTTCCGCATGGGCATGACCGTTGATGAAGTATTTACCCTCACCAACGTAGACCGTTGGTACTTAGTTCAGCTTGAAGAGCTTATTCAGCTTGAAGCTCAAGTTGCTGAGTGCGGCTTGCACGGTATTGATGAAGATCTTATGCGCAAACTTAAGCGCAAAGGTTTCTCTGACTCTCGCTTAGCAGAGTTAACGAAAGTGGCGGAAGGTGACATTCGTGAAACCCGTCGCGGCTTTGGTGTAACGCCAGTGTATAAGCGTGTTGATACTTGTGCGGCAGAGTTTTCTACCAGCACAGCTTACATGTATTCAACCTACGATGAAGAGTGTGAAGCTGACCCCACTGACAACGATAAGATTATGGTGTTAGGCGGCGGTCCAAACCGAATCGGCCAAGGTATTGAGTTTGATTACTGTTGTGTTCACGCGGCGCTTTCAATGCGTGAAGACGGTTACGAAACCATTATGGTTAACTGTAACCCTGAAACGGTTTCTACCGACTATGACACATCTGATCGCTTGTACTTCGAACCAGTTACGCTTGAAGACGTGCTTGAGATTGTGGCTAAAGAGAAGCCAAAAGGCGTGATAGTGCAATACGGTGGCCAAACGCCGCTTAAATTAGCACGTGCTCTTGAAGCGGCTGGTGTACCTATTATTGGTACGTCGCCTGAAGCTATCGATAGAGCAGAAGATCGTGAACGTTTCCAGCAAATGGTAAACAAGCTAGGCCTTAAACAGCCTGCGAATGCTACCGTGACCAATATTGAGCAAGCCCTTGCAATGGCTGACGGTATTGGCTTCCCACTGGTAGTACGTCCTTCGTACGTACTAGGTGGTCGCGCAATGGAAATTGTTTACGACCTTAAAGACTTAAAACGCTACCTTACGGAAGCGGTGAAGGTTTCTAACGATTCGCCTGTATTGCTAGACCGTTTCTTAGATGACGCGATTGAAGTTGATATCGATGCAATTTGCGACGGTAAAGAAGTGGTGATTGGCGGTATCATGGAACATATTGAGCAAGCCGGTGTTCACTCTGGTGATTCAGCCTGTTCATTACCACCACATTCTTTAAGCAAAGAGATTCAAGACACTATGCGTGAACAAGTGAAAGCCATGGCGCTTGAACTTGGTGTAGTTGGCCTAATGAATACACAATTCGCGGTAAAAGATGGCGAAGTGTACTTAATTGAGGTTAACCCACGTGCAGCACGCACAGTGCCATTTGTGTCGAAAGCCACAGGTGTTCCACTTGCTAAAGTTGCTGCGCGCGCCATGGCGGGTGTTAGCTTGGCAGAGCAGGGTGTTACGACAGAAATTATTCCTCCGTTTTATTCTGTAAAAGAAGTGGTATTGCCATTTGCTAAATTCCAAGGTGTTGATCCACTACTAGGCCCAGAAATGCGCTCTACTGGCGAAGTGATGGGTGTGGGTGATACCTTCGAAGAAGCGTATGCTAAAGCTAACTTAGGTGCAGGCGCGCCATTACCTAAATCAGGTAAAGCGTTAATCTCTGTGCGTAATAACGATAAGAATAAAATTATCGAATTAGCCAAAGCATTGAACGGTGCTGGATTTAGCATTGAAGCGACTCGCGGTACAGCGACAACACTTTATGATGCAGGTATAGCCTGTTCTGTAGTGAATAAGCTGTCTGAAGGTCGTCCTAACATTGTGGACTCTATCAAAAACGGTGAGTACGCCTATATCATCAATACAACGGAAGGTCGCCAAGCGATTACCGACTCGGTTTACATTCGCCGAGAAGCATTGTTGAATAAGGTTACCTACACCACCACAATGAATGCTGCTTTTGCCACTATTCGTGCGAAGTCAGCAGACGATCGTGACAAGGTTGCTTCAGTACAAGAGCTTCACGCAAGACTCTAA
- the carA gene encoding glutamine-hydrolyzing carbamoyl-phosphate synthase small subunit gives MANSALLVLEDGSVFKGTAIGAQGTAVGEVVFNTSMTGYQEIITDPSYAEQIITLTYPHIGNTGINEEDVEADKIWSKGLIIRDLPLVASNFRQQQTLSEYLKAKGVVGIADIDTRRLTRILRDKGAQNGCIVCTDELDEASALAQAKDYPGLKGMDLAKVVSITEPKTWTEGSWKLGEGYITPADSKYHVVAYDYGVKSNILRLLADRGCRVTLVPAQTPAEDVLAMQPDGVFLSNGPGDPEPCDYAISAIKTIVETGLPVFGICLGHQLLALASGATTVKMKFGHHGANHPVKDLKRNVVMITSQNHGFAVDESSLPSNLEVTHVSLFDKSLQGIHRTDKPAFSFQGHPEASPGPHEAAPLFDHFIELIEQHKQ, from the coding sequence TTGGCTAATTCTGCCCTTTTGGTGTTAGAGGATGGTTCTGTCTTTAAAGGAACGGCGATAGGTGCGCAAGGCACTGCCGTTGGTGAAGTTGTTTTTAATACTTCAATGACAGGCTATCAAGAAATCATCACTGACCCATCCTACGCTGAACAAATCATTACCCTTACTTATCCACATATTGGCAATACCGGTATTAACGAAGAAGACGTTGAAGCAGATAAAATCTGGTCTAAAGGTCTTATCATTCGCGACTTACCCCTTGTTGCTAGTAATTTCCGTCAACAACAAACGTTATCTGAATACCTCAAAGCCAAAGGCGTTGTAGGTATAGCCGATATCGACACCCGTCGTTTAACACGTATTTTACGTGATAAAGGCGCGCAAAACGGCTGCATCGTTTGTACTGATGAGTTAGATGAAGCGAGCGCGTTAGCACAAGCAAAAGATTATCCTGGCTTGAAAGGCATGGATTTGGCAAAAGTAGTAAGTATTACTGAGCCAAAAACATGGACTGAAGGCAGTTGGAAATTAGGCGAAGGGTATATCACTCCAGCCGATAGCAAATATCATGTAGTCGCTTATGATTACGGGGTTAAGAGCAACATTTTACGTTTGCTTGCAGACCGTGGTTGTCGCGTTACCTTGGTACCAGCGCAAACCCCTGCTGAAGACGTGTTAGCTATGCAGCCTGATGGAGTGTTCTTATCTAACGGCCCTGGTGATCCTGAGCCATGTGATTATGCCATATCAGCGATTAAAACTATCGTTGAGACAGGGTTGCCAGTGTTTGGTATCTGTTTAGGTCATCAACTACTTGCCCTAGCCAGTGGTGCTACTACGGTGAAAATGAAGTTTGGTCACCATGGTGCTAACCACCCAGTGAAAGACTTAAAACGCAATGTGGTTATGATCACCAGTCAAAACCATGGCTTCGCTGTAGATGAATCAAGCCTTCCTTCTAATTTAGAAGTAACGCATGTTTCGTTGTTCGATAAGTCGTTACAAGGTATTCATCGTACCGATAAGCCAGCGTTTAGTTTCCAAGGGCACCCAGAAGCAAGCCCAGGACCGCACGAAGCTGCGCCGCTATTCGACCACTTCATTGAATTAATCGAACAACACAAGCAGTAG
- the dapB gene encoding 4-hydroxy-tetrahydrodipicolinate reductase codes for MKVGLFGANGRMGRVLIEALDQNANAELSVATVRDDSPWVGMNVGELAGIGKKPIDCLGMSSLTQQHADVMIDFTLPVVFESNIAWCVANNMPVVIGTTGLSESQLATLDEAAKTIPIVFAANYSVGVNLMLSLVRQAAKALGNTADIEITEAHHRFKQDAPSGTAMAIGEAIADELGRDLKTCAIYGREGKEPERDQGTIGFATVRAGDIVGEHTALFADIGERLEITHKASSRLTFAKGAVHAAQWLHGKPAGLYSMVDVLDLK; via the coding sequence ATGAAAGTAGGTTTATTTGGCGCTAATGGGCGCATGGGTCGTGTGCTTATTGAAGCACTAGATCAAAACGCGAATGCAGAACTGAGTGTTGCAACAGTGCGTGATGACTCTCCCTGGGTTGGCATGAACGTGGGTGAACTGGCAGGCATTGGTAAAAAGCCAATTGATTGCTTAGGCATGTCTTCGCTAACGCAGCAACACGCCGATGTAATGATTGATTTTACATTGCCAGTGGTGTTCGAAAGTAACATTGCATGGTGTGTGGCCAATAATATGCCAGTTGTCATTGGTACTACTGGGCTAAGCGAAAGTCAGTTGGCTACGCTAGATGAAGCGGCTAAAACCATTCCCATCGTATTTGCAGCTAACTACAGCGTGGGCGTTAACCTCATGTTGTCATTAGTTCGACAAGCCGCGAAGGCTCTAGGTAATACAGCCGACATAGAAATTACTGAAGCCCACCATAGATTCAAACAAGATGCGCCTTCGGGCACCGCCATGGCCATTGGCGAAGCCATTGCCGATGAGCTAGGTCGTGACCTTAAAACCTGTGCTATTTACGGCCGAGAAGGCAAAGAGCCTGAGCGTGACCAAGGTACTATTGGTTTTGCTACCGTTCGCGCAGGCGATATTGTAGGTGAGCACACCGCATTGTTCGCCGATATTGGTGAGCGTTTAGAAATAACGCATAAAGCATCAAGTCGTTTAACGTTTGCAAAAGGCGCGGTGCATGCAGCCCAGTGGCTTCACGGTAAGCCGGCGGGGTTATATTCAATGGTGGATGTTTTAGATTTAAAATAA
- a CDS encoding cytochrome b/b6 domain-containing protein: protein MRQQLIWDLPTRLFHWLLVASIAAQYVTAEWMDDATQGHFYIGYFTLGLLVFRLVWGFIGPTYARFSQFVKGPSAVIGYLRTLLDKNSVAVAGHNPLGGWFVVVMLLLLLVQAVSGLFMTDDIFLDGPYRHLVSGSTLDLMNTLHHLAFEILLWVIGLHVAAIGFYAVYKKQKLVPPMFHGKKDTNDKPIPSSRLWLALAIALVTAAALYYAIEVAPPTPEVEEYF from the coding sequence ATGCGTCAACAGCTTATATGGGATCTCCCCACCCGGCTTTTCCACTGGCTACTGGTTGCCAGTATTGCAGCACAATATGTTACCGCTGAGTGGATGGACGATGCGACCCAGGGGCATTTCTATATTGGCTACTTTACCTTGGGGCTTTTGGTATTTAGGTTGGTGTGGGGATTCATAGGCCCAACTTATGCCCGCTTTAGTCAATTTGTGAAAGGGCCAAGTGCGGTAATAGGTTATCTGCGTACGCTGCTTGATAAAAACAGTGTCGCCGTGGCAGGCCACAATCCTCTTGGAGGCTGGTTTGTCGTAGTAATGCTTTTACTCTTATTGGTGCAAGCGGTAAGTGGTCTATTCATGACCGACGATATTTTTCTAGATGGCCCCTACCGCCATCTTGTCAGCGGTAGCACATTAGACCTAATGAATACCTTGCACCACCTTGCCTTCGAAATTTTACTGTGGGTAATAGGCTTGCATGTTGCCGCTATTGGGTTTTATGCCGTGTATAAAAAGCAGAAACTTGTGCCCCCTATGTTTCATGGCAAAAAAGACACCAACGACAAGCCCATTCCTTCGTCTCGTCTTTGGCTTGCACTGGCTATTGCCCTGGTAACAGCAGCTGCGCTTTATTATGCAATAGAAGTTGCGCCACCCACACCTGAAGTAGAAGAGTACTTTTAA
- a CDS encoding propionyl-CoA synthetase — protein MNYHQEYRASIDNPEAFWQDKALHLDWFTPPKTALSENTNGYPQWFKGGKLNTSYLALDHHVKAGRGENAALIYDSPVTNTQETWTYNTLLNEVATLAGALTSLGVTKGDTVIIYMPMIPQAAVAMLAVARIGAIHSVVFGGFAASELAVRIDDAEPALIITASCGIEGKKLLPYKPMVDDAIALAHHKPVGCVVYQRKQLSANLVDDFDHDWQALCEASEPVECTPVDATDPLYILYTSGTTGKPKGVVRDNGGHAVALNYSMQAIYGIDQDDVFWAASDVGWVVGHSYIVYGPLIKGATTVMFEGKPVGTPDAGAFWRMVEQHKINVLFAAPTAFRAIRKEDPEANCIARYDLSSLRTIFMAGERLDPPTYHWTVEKTGKPVVDHWWQTETGWPICSNPIGIEPLSTKPGSSSVPTPGFNVRVLAANGEPVATGEKGAIAISLPLPPGCLTTIWRDHKRFTQGYLQEFEGYYSTGDNGYIDEEGFVFIMGRTDDVINVAGHRLSTGEMEEVLASHNAVAECSVIGIADALKGQIPVGLVLLKDGVKVEEAAFEQELIAKVRNTIGPVASFKRAVIVNRLPKTRSGKILRKLLRQIAADEPINIPSTIDDPASVTEIADLMKHKGLVER, from the coding sequence ATGAATTATCATCAAGAATATCGGGCGTCAATTGATAACCCAGAAGCATTTTGGCAAGACAAAGCACTGCATCTCGACTGGTTTACTCCCCCTAAAACAGCCCTAAGCGAAAACACAAATGGCTACCCTCAGTGGTTCAAAGGGGGGAAGCTTAATACCAGTTATTTGGCGTTAGACCACCATGTAAAAGCGGGGCGCGGCGAAAACGCGGCCCTAATTTACGATTCTCCAGTAACGAACACGCAAGAAACCTGGACTTATAACACCCTACTTAATGAAGTAGCCACGTTGGCGGGCGCGCTCACCAGCCTAGGTGTGACGAAAGGCGATACGGTTATTATCTACATGCCGATGATCCCGCAAGCGGCGGTGGCAATGTTAGCGGTAGCAAGAATAGGGGCTATTCACTCGGTAGTATTCGGCGGCTTCGCCGCTAGTGAGTTGGCGGTCAGAATTGATGATGCAGAACCTGCCCTTATTATTACAGCGTCGTGTGGCATAGAAGGCAAAAAGCTACTGCCTTACAAGCCAATGGTTGATGACGCTATCGCCCTTGCTCACCATAAACCCGTAGGCTGTGTTGTTTATCAACGCAAACAACTTAGTGCGAACCTCGTAGATGATTTTGACCACGATTGGCAAGCGTTATGTGAAGCCAGTGAGCCAGTAGAATGCACACCGGTAGATGCTACCGACCCCCTTTATATTTTGTATACCTCAGGCACAACGGGCAAACCTAAAGGGGTTGTTCGTGACAATGGAGGTCATGCAGTAGCACTTAATTATTCGATGCAAGCCATTTACGGAATAGACCAAGACGATGTTTTTTGGGCAGCCTCAGATGTGGGCTGGGTAGTAGGGCACTCGTACATTGTTTATGGGCCACTAATAAAGGGCGCGACGACAGTGATGTTTGAAGGCAAACCTGTAGGCACACCAGATGCTGGCGCATTCTGGCGTATGGTAGAGCAGCATAAAATTAATGTATTGTTTGCAGCGCCAACCGCATTCAGGGCGATTAGAAAAGAAGATCCTGAAGCTAATTGTATCGCCCGGTACGACCTAAGTAGCCTGCGTACTATCTTTATGGCCGGTGAACGATTAGACCCGCCCACATATCATTGGACAGTAGAAAAAACCGGTAAGCCAGTAGTTGACCATTGGTGGCAAACTGAAACTGGGTGGCCCATTTGTTCAAACCCTATTGGCATTGAACCGCTTAGTACTAAACCCGGTTCATCAAGTGTACCCACACCAGGTTTTAATGTGAGAGTGTTGGCCGCTAATGGTGAGCCGGTTGCAACGGGTGAAAAGGGAGCCATTGCTATTTCTTTACCGTTACCTCCTGGGTGTTTAACGACTATTTGGCGTGACCATAAGCGTTTCACCCAAGGGTATTTGCAGGAGTTCGAAGGCTATTACAGCACAGGTGACAATGGGTACATAGATGAAGAAGGGTTTGTGTTCATTATGGGTAGAACCGACGACGTCATTAATGTGGCGGGGCATCGGTTATCTACTGGAGAAATGGAAGAAGTTCTAGCGTCACACAATGCGGTGGCTGAATGCAGCGTAATTGGAATAGCTGATGCGCTTAAAGGGCAGATTCCAGTAGGCTTAGTGTTACTTAAAGATGGCGTTAAAGTAGAAGAGGCAGCTTTTGAGCAAGAGCTCATTGCTAAAGTGCGAAACACCATAGGGCCGGTGGCTAGTTTTAAGCGTGCCGTTATTGTGAACCGCTTGCCAAAAACACGATCAGGAAAAATATTGCGTAAGCTGTTAAGACAAATTGCCGCCGATGAGCCAATTAATATACCGTCGACCATTGACGACCCAGCCAGTGTGACAGAGATTGCCGATTTAATGAAACACAAAGGCTTAGTTGAACGCTAA